CGTCCAATTTCCTGGCGGGTTCAGTTTTAATGAATTATGCGGTCTTATTCGTGATCCATCGCTTTCGCGTAGCTTTGCGGCACGTAACGCCGAACGTCACTCTTAGCTTGAGCGTGAGGCATCCCGCCGTTTGGCGACATTCGGGCATCCTGCCTCAAGCTACCTCTTGTGGCAGTTTGATCAAGCACAAATTATCAGaagcacatttctttttatttcgtgaTGCCTTCGTCGAAGCGAGGTCACTGTGCATTCATGAATATATACGTTTACCGAATCTTTTACGCCAGCAATTAAGTAGCACATGGCCTGTCATCGCCACAATCGTTTTGAACGGTCCGGTTGAACTGAGTAGCACCAGACGGCGCCAGCAGCACTTCTGGTGACGTAAACTCGCGAACGCGCCCTAAAATGATCGGACGTGAAAGTAACGCTGCTGGTGAGTGTGCTCCTCCTTTAGGCTTGTATATGTTAGCTGGCATAGCCAATTGGAATGCACGCTCAAATTGTTGTCGGCGAAAGCGGTGCCCACGAATTACGGCCCTCAAGTTTGACTTAGTGGCATATGCTGGATGGGAAATGCAATTGAAATTCAGCGAGCCTTGATTTTGTAGATGCAGAGTTGAGGATTTGATTTTGAAGTTGATTTTTCTTAGCTAATTTAAAGAACTCGCTGATGCGATCGTTGAGGGAGTACCGAGTACTCTTTGCTTTTGGTATATTCACAATGAGGATGTATTCAAACAAATATATTGGAGTTACTCAAAAGATCAAAGTGACACAATATTTTGGCGTTTTGGTCAAAGATTCATCAACTCATCTACGGTATTTCTATAGCTGCTTGCGCTAGGTCCATTTGATATTAAAAAAGAAGCATTGTAGATCGCCACATTTTCTTCACCCGTCTTGCTTCAGAACGTACCTGGGGCCTTTTCACTTATCCTTCTAGGTGTGATTTCTTGTCTTGTTGCAGTACGCTATATAAGCGGATAAATTTTATTATGCTTTTTAATGGCGCCGGGGAATGAGAATTACTCCCACCTGAAaagactcactcactcactctatgCGCGGGTTTTCGCAACCTAACCTAATGAAACAAATTAGCCCAAATTACCGCTTTACTGAATGAGGATCGATTAGTGCACACCACTAAATATGATCAGTTATCAACAGTTACACGTATTATAGGCGAATTGCTTAGCTATATCAcacgtataatttttttttttattcagtccATGCCACTTTGGAGTTACTCCCAAATCATGAACTCGCGACAAATCGTAGACAGTGAACGAAATATTGCAAAGCACTCAGGGCCATTCGAGTTACTAAATGTCGAAAACTAGAGAACCGTACGGGCCTGCATTCTTTTTGGTATACTTATATTTATTTACTCCACAAACTCAGCTCACCTATCGAGCTTCGCACGACATTCCTTTTTGCGGATGCCAATAACAGTTGTCGCGCCTGCATTTTTTGCAGGCGGGGCCAAAACTGGGGCGCTGGTAGGGGGCCCCGGTCAGGGTGGCAAGCAGTGCGCGAACGCGACCGCCACTGAGGATTTCTACGTGCACACGACTCCAGGCAAGAGGACGCGCCGTCCAGCGACAACTAAGAAGCGCTCGAAGAAGCCCGGCACAGAGCCCTGGTGCGACGAAGCGGAAGACGAGCCTACGACGCCGCAGCTTCCGTGTCGCACCAGACCGGGAGGCCACGAAGCGACGTCCTCCACGCAGCAGGGGAACACGGTAAACCGCGGCGTGCCCATTTGCGTTGCTGCCGATCGGCgcagccacttctttttttttttctaaaaatctcGCTGAAACCGCATGTTGGATACCTCATCATCGGTTAAACGTAGCTggtagcctgaaaaaaaaaagaaacgaaccaTCCATAAGCTTTCAACGAGGAATGCAACCTGCCATCGTCAAGATGTGTGCGTAACACTGGAGCTATGAAATATcagacgccgtagtggatgcagtctccggaataattttcaccaactggggttccttaacgcgctATCAAGGGCACGAGTTGAATGAAAAGGCAAAGTTAAATAATGTGAATATTTACGGCATCGAATTTACTCGTGCTCATTGTGACTTCCTCATTGTACTTTTTTTCGGAAAATCCTGAATGTGCTGCATCATTCAATAAAGTTTGCAGGATTCCACGCTACAACAAGACACCTTGAGTCAGTAGATAGCAATGATCTGCACGGGCTGCACGTTCCCTTGTGGTCCTTATGTATGTAAATATCGATTGCTTTGCTAGCCTTCGTCGTCTGCCTGCCTAACATGGAATACAAGGTGGGACGATCAATATTGTTTTTACTCTACGCCTACGTTCCTTATGTGGCCCTCCGCGTATGCTTGCATATTACTATGGGTGGATCTACTCGTAGGCACACTTTATTACACAGAACTTAATGAATAAATCATTTCTAACATCAACAGGAAATAGTTGTTTAAACGTTGTAACCAAGAAATATAGTGCCCAGCATGTAGCTAAAGTGTCCTGACTATTTCAGATTTATACTTCTTGCTTACAATGCAGACGGAGCACTTTGCTGAACTTTATGGGGATACCTTGGCCACGAACCTGTGACAAACGAGACCCAGTTGTGCTGAGCGCATTCCTCGTCCTTACTCATGTCATCAAATACCGCTGACGGTTGCCTCTCTTTCGGAAGTTATTGCCCAATCCCAGCACGATGCCTCCTTATCCGCAAAACCCGCCaatgtggcttagcggctgtagTGTTACgatgctgcgcacgaggtcgcgagatcaaatcctggCCCCGGCAGCCGCACTCggtgggcgcgaaatgcaaaaacgcccgtatcCCATGCATTGGGGTCACGTCAAAGATCTGCTGGTGGTGAAAATTGATCCgctgtcccccactacggcgagcctcataatcaaatcgtggttttggcgcataaaaccccagaattcattcgtTCTGGGGTCGTCGGCACGGGCTTACGACGAACTGGAGCGCAAAAACTTGTATGTTGTTTCACCGAAGAAGGCGACAAAAAATCTTCGTTACACTAAGAATCTAAACCTAGCTCACCTCTCGAACGCAAACCTCAACACGCCCGGCACTATGCATCATCAACAAAGTGTATCACAAAGCAGGCAGGCTTTAAAGGCATTTATTTACCTTTTTCTAATGTCAGCGAAAGGTGTCGGTAACTTGCACAATGCTAGAATCCGCCTCCTGTGAAAGGCAGAACCTCACTGGTCCCACAACTCTTGGGCGGGGCTCGTGGTCCTCTGTGTAGTCTTGTTGAAGACGCTGATTCGATGTTGTGCGGGAGCAATAAGATGACACAAAGAGGATTAACACGGCGCTACAGCTTTGGTCATCGTATTCTGCAGCTTTGTGAACCGTTGTTACCACTGCTTTCTTATCAATTAATTGTGCACCGATAAGCCCAACTGCTTGCCGTATTACCATGCGTGCAAGCTCTGAATATGGTTTACCGTGCAGCCAGCATTTGTGCAAGCACTGAGCAACAGCACGAGCAGTGACTTCTTGCGGTTACGTGTCTAACCGATGCATTGGTCTTGATCGGCTATGTCAAGAGCCCCATGAACgtaggcgctgctgctgctgttgacaGCTTGACAAGGTTTCCTCTGTCGCTACAATTCTTACCTTGCACGTACGCCACCTCCAACCGCTACTTCCTGTGCACCACGCGGAATAGACTACATCATGTTCACAGTGGGCCATGGAGAAAAGCCAAATTCCTCGTTGGGAGCGAATGTGAAGAACACGCAGTCGCGAATTCCTTATGAGCAGCTGCCATGCATGCCTAGAGCGTTGCATGGCTTAAGGTGCTTCTCTCTTGCGGCACCTAGTGCTGAACAGCCCACAATATTCAAAGCAGTCCGCAGGGCTACGTTTAGACGTTTTCTTTGAAGACCGGCCGAGAAAAATATTGAGACAGGCTTGCTTCATCTGTCGCTAAGCTGACTGTGTTCCCTGTGGTCAATAGATATCATAAGGCTCTATTGAAACGGCGCTTGTGTCCtgtgttcttttttgtcttttgtgtcctTTGTGCATATATCTTGGATTGCATCTTGCCATTTGCGTTGTTCGCCATTTTGAATGAAAATCAAAACGACAGCTTCATACTCTTGTGCACACCATTCGTTCGACGCAACAAGAGTCACGAATTGTTACATACTGTCGACCAGCTGCAATGCATACGAGGGCACTGGCAAGAAGAAAATTAGTTCTCGATTGCAAGTCATTCGTTCTGAATTTCTCGATCGCGCGAACTACTCTTTACAGTGTCATGTGTGCTGGCCTCTCGACCATTTGCGCTCGGTACACAACCACGTGCGGCGTGCCAGACGCATCAGATACTAATTACATGGCATCGCGCAGTCTCTGACGGCCAGCACGATCGTCCGGACAAAACGAAAGAGGCCAACAAAGGAGACAACGACGCCAGTGATCACGGCCACTTCCGGTGGTGTGGCTACCAGCACTGCCACAGCCTCACCGACGACGCGCGCGCCTGGTTTCCCGGTGGTCGAGGAGGAGACCATTCCACCCACCGTTGAACCTAAGACGCGTTATCGGCGCAGCACCAGCAGCGCCAGCACAGTCGCCAGCACAGAGTCCACCACAACTACCAGTGAGAACCTGTTGTACCAGTGAGAAAGCtatatcattcaaagatccccgactgcttctcacgcttgccggcaactacagcttatgcaaccttaacgtttgccgggaaacgctggctgtggaggctatgtacgaaggcgagctttctggtagaagcgcggcctcttgcgtgggctgatgcaggaggtagtgcacagccgcgcccaAAAATTACATAGTTTTCACGTGtccgttattgtttcgcacttttaatatttcagtctgagaaaatttagcataaaaggcatgcgctgtcggtgtttcatTTAATGGCATTTGTttgtcattctcgaaattccgagTAATAACTTCGTCAAGAATATGAGACAAGGTATGAGGAAcgttagtgatagaatggtgtggcagtataccccgcatataccgcatgtcgtaTAGCAAGGTGTGGCTTATAGATGTACCTAAATGTACACGGGAACTCTCgctcacggcgacgccggcgaCTGTCGCCGacatcggattttctgcgacgcggggcctTTCACGCTGCCGCGTTAAAATTAGGGCAAGAAGCACAGTGCATCTTTGTTGGGTATGGGCGATTGATACCAAGGACAAAGTTTCCCTCAGCAGGAATGTTCCGGTCATGCTTTCCACTGTTGGTCGCAGCCACGCGAATGTTTGGAATGCTATGAAAAATTTCATTCTTGAGTCAAATCAAGTGTATTCGTAGGGAAGTAACCGTTTAATATATTCATTGTTAATATTTTTCGTCTACCTCTACTATTACCCTAACATTTCAATGACACACCATCTTGAGCAATTCAGTTTTAATACTTTCTAAACGTATTCAACCAATTTTGTGTAAGCCACTTTAGTATCGGCCAATCTCCCATGGAGGTTACGTGCCATCAAGTTTCGCAAAGTAAACAACCGCAACGAGCAACTCAGCAACCCCAGCTCCAACTACGAGTGTGTCTGTGGCACAGACTCATACAGTGCACGTCTGGTTGCAATTACGGGTCTGTAATTACTGCACTCTTCATCGAGTTTCATCTCGGTGCAGCGACTCGGACGCCCCTGGTGTGCACCGTGGGCGGCGGCGCACTCGCGTTCACCGCTTACCCATCGCCTACCGTGTGCAGCTACGTGTTCTTCACGCACGTTCTCGTTTCCGGCGGGAAGCTGCGAGGCTCCGAGTCCGGCGAAGGCTTTGAGGACTTTGTGCGCTCGCTTAGGGAGGACGAGCTTGCCGAGAATGCCGGTGGCGTGTCCTTCGACGCACGGTGAGTTTTGGAGAAAAAGCACCACTGAAGAAAAACTGCCTTGAAAAATGTTgtgatgaaacatggcatatATGCCATGGGAAAAAAAGGCACGCAAATTGCACTGGCCATAGCAGTCCGTAATAAGAATGCCAGTGGCTCAGCAGACGGTAATCTTGCGACTCGTGCCTGAGGAAAGCCGCCAGTGAAGCGCTTCGCCCTTCGAGcatcggaaagagagagagaacgctaTAGAGGAAAGGCAGGGTGATTATCCAGAAGCGAGTTTCCGGTTTACTAGCCTGCACTGCAGGGGTGACAAATGGAGGAGTTGGAAAGAGggcaaagagagaggggggggggcagaaaaagaaaaaaaaaagtcatgtaacagaaaaggcgttccacTCAGAGGCGTTCAtacaggccggtcgatctcatAAAGCGCAGGCAGTCGCGCTTGCACAGctttctgatgcgatgttaagtcgtGTTCGCGTCAATGTTGCAAAATTCATTTTTCTGACAGAGGCTGATCGTTCAACTCCTCCAGCACGAcagaaagcgattgtctctgcacactgtagTGCGCGCACTGGCAAATAACATGCTCAAATGTTTCCGCGTCACTGCAATGGccactgtcaggattgggggctcaatcccatcgctcgtgatccgttgtcaagattggagtccggcatggaTTCGAAGGTAGCTGTGCCATGCCGTCGtacaacttatccacgctgaggacgttgatgaagggaagtactgcttctcatcgagaacgaggaatatgggtttatttacagtatttgcatgcagttcatcagtctagcatgattgcgagagaaagtacgtcagtctatcacgactgcttgagaaagtgtctcagtctaacatgactgcttaaaaaagtgtgtcgagcatccgcacaacagcggcttaaaaacactcggtccccccttgattcgaACGGGACGgcaacgttcgtccagtcattgtaaacacgccgcctctccccgggacggcttacacacacacacacacaggtgcacggtccggagccgacgccagaggggcttcgtagaactcggagccgacccGCGCAGTGCGCCCGAgtagccattgtcttgcgtcttggtcggcgcgtgggaaggggtgtccgacgacgttcccgcggcaactcccccactcatagcggATCAGGTCCGCGTtcgtgggttcggtaacaatagttggcccgccgaactgattcagtcacaacggcgacgaggctagagcgtaacgccaaGGAAAGTTGTCGCCACTGTCaaaactggccggcaaaacttgcactgcagctggccgttcttaacaccaccTGCCACGGTGTCGGCCATCTCTGTGCGGAACGCGCAGGCATCGGAAAACGCGACGCCGAACCATAGCCTACACAAGAAGGTCGCGTCTCTGCCGGGAATTTTTGGTGGAAGCACAAGGCTTTAGGTTGGATCTCGGTTGCATAAACGGGCGTGCATTAAATGTGGTTCATTCACTCTGATGTAGTGCATTGACATGCAAGTAGGCGGATCACACTGGTAGCATCTGTCCTAGACAGCGGGATTGATAGGCGATTGTCTTCTGCATTAgctgaacgagcagcttgatcggcacgttcattgccgatgataCCACACTGACTTGGCAGCCATTGAGAAATtatttcatgtcctttctcagtcagggGGTGTAGGACCTCTGATTTCGAATACTAACTCTTCATGCGGACTGCGCCATGACGCTGACAGTAAACACTGAAGATCGGTCTTCGAGTTGCACAAGATTGCCCATTTGTGCaaaatagttattttttttttcttgttgcgttGCTTGCACCCAATACGTGACCTGAACAGTAATTCCTGCGGGTGATCcgatatttttatgaagaaacgtagcatgactggtTGTATATTAAATGGATATTTAATTACCACGTAATTATGATAGGTGTCTATAAAATGCAGTCACGttgacttgctttctatggaGCCTCCATCACCTTCGCATAAAATTATGTAAACATCGCACATTTGCCGACAGTCTCtcgtaattcgtgactgaaggggatatgcGGGTGTAATTCCGGTACTTCTCATTTAGTAGGGTTATGGTGAGCTATTTAAGAGCCGGCGATGACATATGTGGTATTTTCCGGACGACAGGGATGGTCAGGTTCATCTTTCGCTCAATGAGGCACCAAGGAGGACCGCATCAGAAAGACGGACAGTACGTCAATTGTCTAAACTTCGCCTCTTCAGCGTCGAACAGCTTTCTGGTTGCATATTCTATTATAGTTTGTTGGTGCGGGGTTGTTGTACGGCAGTAATTACCCTCGTTTAGGTTCTACTTGATACCATCCTACTGTTTTTAGAGCATTACAATTTGAAGGAATTGTCTTGTGaacagaaaaatgaaataaacacCTGTAGTAAGTCAAAAATAGAGGCTGCCTTGCATCCTAAGCATTACACGCGTTCAATTAGGCAGGCTTCGAATATAAGCTATTGCGTTAAAGCGGCAAAAATTGGGAGAGATAGATCGAAATGGGTGACGTCGCGGTGACGTGCAAGTGCTGAGCCTTCTCCGCGAAATTGAAAAAGACAGGAAATTTTGCCTTTATTTATTCTCTCTAATAATAATGACCTGCCGCCAAATGAATGAAAGTTTAGAAATAAGACTTTGCAGCGTAAACTGGTTTAGGGTCGCTCTTTATAGTGACCCTTTAAGCCATCCAAGATTGCATGTTAAGTTTCTGAAACGCCAAAATAGGTGAGTCTTGCCAGGAGGGGAGGCTCGATGAGCGAGAATGGATGCAAGAACACAAAACGATGGGTGACGTCACCGGGGAGTTCCTGCACCAGTTACACGTGGCGTCATAAATTATGACAGCGTCTGGTCTGTTCTAGATGCGCAGAGAACCATTCTGTCGCATTTCGGGGTGCACAAAAAACTCATCACAGTGTCTTTTTGGAAGCGATGGCTGTTTCGAAACGCCTAAAGTGCACAAAACGAAATGGCCAGTGTAATCCGTGAAGTCGCGCTGGCAACCTTTTTACCGCTGTTTCGGTGAACGAGAAGAAGGAGACCCAGGGGCCAGATTTCTTGTTAGTCGCAATCACATagccaacaaacaaggaaacCAAGGAAAGCACAGAGTAAATGTACAAGTTATGAACTAAACGAGTAAATAAAAGTGGAGGAATAAAATATCTTGCCGCAAATGGGATTTGAACCCACATCTTCGCATAACGTGTGATGTTTACGATTACGATTGATGTGATTACGTGTGATGTGACGTGTGGGATGCTATTAATAATTGGGCTACCGTGGTGCATtcataaacataaaaaaagaaacgttcgttGCCTGATCTCTTTTCTGAAAAATGCTTCCTAGCAAACACTGCTCGGTTGTTTTTATTCCTGCTTTAAGGAGCGACGGAGAATAGACGAGAATAACTAGTTGCCTAGTGGGTAATAGACAGACAATGCCTGCTGGGACGGCAGGAAACCCATATTATGCAGTCTGGAAGCTTAAAGCCATGATGTCACATTGGTAGGCCAACAACACAAACATGTTATTGAAAGTGAATTCTATGCTCCGAGTTCCAAGCCATGGGTTTTTTTTTGCGACTCATGGCTTTGCTACGTCGATTAAACAGTGCTGCTATTTTACATACGAAGCCTTTTCAGCTGGCGTTGTGCTCGATACTTTCGTGGCCCCCTTTACTGTAGCAAGTGTTACCCTGAAGAACGATGAGTGACAGTATCTGCCTTCACAACTCAAAGCTCGAAGTAATGGTGCTCCTCGCTTTTCGGAAAGTCCCCTTAACTCGCGTCtgacactcatcatcatcatcgtcatcattatcatcagcagcagcagcagcagcctggctacgcccactgcagggaaaaggcccctcccctacttctccaactaccccggtcatgtgctaattggggccatattgtccctgcaagcttattaatctcatccgcctacctaagtttctgcagccccctgctacgcttcccttcccttggaatccagtccgtaaccctttatgaccatcggttatcttccctccgcattacatgtcctccccatgcccatttcttcttctttatttcaactaaaatgtcatataactcgcctttgttcccttacccaatctgctcttttcttatcctttaacgttacacccatcattcttctttccatagctcgttgcgtcatcctcaatttaagtagaacccttttcgtaagcctccgggtttctgcctCGTAAGTGAGTGCTGGTAAAACACGGCTGTTATACACTTCGTCTAACACTATACACCCTTAACGCACGCAGGTACCTCAACGCAACGTCGTTGGATGATGGTGCGGTCAAGCTGGAACTGGAAGATCTGGCCGCCAATAATATCAGGCACTACGGCATCCTCAACATTATCTCTCTAGCGAGCTACATACCTACGCTTGTGGCCACTGTCGGAACTGTTGTGACGGTGAGCGCagcaaaagcacacacacacatgctatTTACGGTACTATCAATCAATATATGTCTCTGCAGTGGTCTCTGTTGGTAA
The sequence above is drawn from the Dermacentor andersoni chromosome 7, qqDerAnde1_hic_scaffold, whole genome shotgun sequence genome and encodes:
- the LOC129385835 gene encoding uncharacterized protein, yielding MTTTSTSARSQSSGAKTGALVGGPGQGGKQCANATATEDFYVHTTPGKRTRRPATTKKRSKKPGTEPWCDEAEDEPTTPQLPCRTRPGGHEATSSTQQGNTSLTASTIVRTKRKRPTKETTTPVITATSGGVATSTATASPTTRAPGFPVVEEETIPPTVEPKTRYRRSTSSASTVASTESTTTTSENLLYQLIQCTSGCNYGSVITALFIEFHLGAATRTPLVCTVGGGALAFTAYPSPTVCSYVFFTHVLVSGGKLRGSESGEGFEDFVRSLREDELAENAGGVSFDARYLNATSLDDGAVKLELEDLAANNIRHYGILNIISLASYIPTLVATVGTVVTKLRTLQGGDRSAHLVLAAGIWNYNLSSAWATYQAQFGVLASYDVDIVISISSVQTMPLSERCQVAPPTVWKTTSAAYPGFDKHATLLLNSTAYSRPDLYVGLSFEMGVLLYQLKDPSTPRERVPYAPCTDFALVGYEQVCDPNVILSHMDELPAEFGASSSSVFFYDSWETMKRKVDSVMKLPVRKKIAWLLFDTHLSDVTWDCTEAKEREEALKEHIASFG